CCTTCCCGAACGTCGCCGCCTATGCCGACCTGCTCGCCGAGCAGCTCCCTGCGCCCGAGGTGGTGGAGCCTCCCCAGGACGTCGCCGCGCCCGACGTGGCCGCGCCCGACGTGGCCGCACCCGACGCGGCTGAATCCGATGCCGCCGACGACGCCGAGGCGAGCCCGGCCGCCGCACCCGCACCGCCGGGGCCGCCCGCCGCGCCGACGGAGTCCCCGGCGCAGGCCGAGTCGGCGCCCTGACGCGTACCGGGTGATCCGCGTCGTGGCCGTGCCACGCCGATGTTCGCCCGACTGAATGATCCCGTACCGCAACTGATCGGATACGGTGAGTACTCATGTCGATTACGCCGAAGGGAGCAGCCGTGCTGCGTCGAGTGGATCAGTCGCATCGAGTCGGCCGCCGGATCGGAGCCGCCCTGGCGGCCGTGCTGCTGCTGGCGGTCGGTTCGGTCGCCTCGGCGGCGGACGCGCCCGAGGGCGGGTCGGTGGCCGAGAGTCGCATCGTCGGCGGAGTCCCCGCCGACACGGCCGATCATCCGTGGATGGCGGCCCTCACCACGCCGAGCGGTGATCTGTACTGCGGTGGCGCACTGGTGGCGCCCGACAAGGTCGTCACCGCGGCCCACTGCCTGGTGCTGCCCTCGGAGCAGGGCGTGCGTGTGAAGCCGAGGTCGGACGTCCGCGTCGTGGTCGGGCGCACCGACCTTCGCACGACCGACGGCGTCCAGGCGGGGGTGCGGAGCATCTGGGTGCATCCCCGGTACTCGTCGTTCGTCGAGGGCGAGGACGTGGCCGTGCTGACCCTGGACCGCAGGATCAACGTCGAGACCGCGAAGCTGGTGGACCTCGGCGACGACCGGCTGTACTCGGCAGGGACGCCCGCCACGACACTGGGCTGGGGGCGGACGAGCGAGAACGGCACGACCTCGCCGACGCTGCGGTCGCTCGACCTGCCGATGATCGCCGACGCCGACTGCGCTCGGTCCTATCCGGAGTACGACTCCGCGGCGATGGTCTGCGCGGGTTATCTGGACGGCGGCCGGGATGCGTGCGCGGGCGACTCCGGCGGTCCGCTGATCGCCGAGGGTCGAGTGGTCGGCCTCGT
The Actinoalloteichus fjordicus DNA segment above includes these coding regions:
- a CDS encoding S1 family peptidase; translated protein: MSITPKGAAVLRRVDQSHRVGRRIGAALAAVLLLAVGSVASAADAPEGGSVAESRIVGGVPADTADHPWMAALTTPSGDLYCGGALVAPDKVVTAAHCLVLPSEQGVRVKPRSDVRVVVGRTDLRTTDGVQAGVRSIWVHPRYSSFVEGEDVAVLTLDRRINVETAKLVDLGDDRLYSAGTPATTLGWGRTSENGTTSPTLRSLDLPMIADADCARSYPEYDSAAMVCAGYLDGGRDACAGDSGGPLIAEGRVVGLVSWGDGCARQNSPGVYTRLIEYRTMLAQQTGV